The Pseudanabaena galeata CCNP1313 genome includes a region encoding these proteins:
- a CDS encoding zinc metalloprotease, with protein sequence MGFEDIFVFAVVGCVSIYHQRSRQSVNQQTQIFVLWILAVALPSLAITLTTINRTVLPLIFVVVVFLLSVWIYSNSIASSTSNLEVISLDPSEEKQLKDCFSCHLYHLTGLEYRPHEIFCRGNLRSPNPKYAYETINQNIQKIFGDRFIGYLQENPLENLGFDFGNAQDRQENITNYSFYLIPNHLNKFPPSLRDRQSWLPSAISILFTAFTLLVVGANQRIENLSLSNLQQGIPYLLCLASIFIARAIAQYYVARNYRVQLARPLFLPVLGGFGLLGSLNTNFPTGQGHPHQRRLLFDLAVIPTIAGLGISIVLLILGNWVLVPPTVMIADPAIAPSLLITNLATFDFKNSILLTLMQTIFSIGKNTNTADTITAFSPLTLAGWSGLAISALQLMPLDLLDGGHLVIAMFGHRQAVQIARMARLVLLAIAVLTQPWLRIYSLLLFLLPTPRPLILNESIEIGKVRDLIGMILIAIALLIILPVPKSLLL encoded by the coding sequence ATGGGATTTGAAGACATATTTGTTTTTGCGGTAGTGGGGTGCGTCTCAATCTACCATCAGCGATCGCGACAAAGCGTAAACCAGCAGACTCAAATATTTGTTTTGTGGATTCTCGCAGTTGCCTTACCAAGCTTGGCGATCACTCTGACAACAATCAATCGCACAGTTTTACCATTAATTTTCGTGGTAGTTGTATTTCTGCTTTCCGTATGGATCTATAGCAACTCGATCGCATCTTCCACCTCAAACCTAGAAGTCATCAGCCTTGATCCCAGCGAAGAAAAACAACTCAAAGATTGCTTTTCCTGCCATCTTTATCATCTAACAGGTTTAGAATATCGACCTCACGAAATCTTCTGTCGGGGCAATCTGCGATCGCCAAATCCCAAATATGCCTATGAAACGATTAACCAAAATATCCAAAAAATATTCGGCGATCGTTTTATTGGTTATTTGCAAGAAAATCCCTTGGAAAATCTAGGTTTCGATTTTGGTAATGCTCAAGATCGTCAAGAAAACATAACAAACTATAGCTTTTATTTGATCCCTAACCATCTCAACAAATTCCCACCGTCTTTAAGAGATCGCCAAAGCTGGTTGCCCAGCGCAATTAGTATTTTATTCACAGCCTTCACCCTGTTAGTTGTCGGAGCAAATCAACGTATTGAAAACTTAAGTTTAAGCAACTTACAGCAAGGAATTCCTTATTTGCTTTGCCTAGCAAGCATCTTTATCGCAAGGGCGATCGCACAGTACTACGTTGCTAGAAATTATCGAGTGCAACTTGCTCGCCCACTTTTCCTCCCAGTCCTAGGTGGTTTTGGGTTGTTAGGCAGTTTAAATACCAACTTTCCCACAGGGCAAGGACACCCACATCAGCGCCGACTTCTTTTTGATCTAGCTGTAATTCCCACGATCGCGGGCTTAGGGATCTCCATAGTTTTATTGATTTTAGGTAACTGGGTGCTAGTTCCTCCAACGGTCATGATTGCTGACCCTGCGATCGCCCCATCTTTGTTAATTACAAATCTCGCCACCTTTGATTTTAAAAATTCAATTTTGCTCACTTTGATGCAAACAATTTTTTCTATAGGAAAAAATACAAATACAGCAGACACAATTACTGCTTTTTCGCCACTCACCCTCGCTGGTTGGTCTGGCTTAGCAATTAGTGCCTTACAGCTAATGCCCCTTGATTTACTGGATGGAGGGCATTTGGTAATCGCCATGTTTGGGCATCGTCAAGCCGTCCAAATTGCTCGCATGGCAAGACTAGTATTACTGGCGATCGCTGTACTTACACAACCTTGGCTGAGAATTTACAGTCTCTTGTTATTTTTACTACCTACCCCCCGCCCACTTATTTTGAATGAAAGTATTGAAATTGGCAAAGTACGCGATCTGATTGGCATGATTTTAATTGCGATCGCCTTACTAATCATCCTACCTGTACCCAAATCTCTCCTGTTATAA
- a CDS encoding class I SAM-dependent methyltransferase gives MQLINVKKLRSIKFITSLYNLLFKPLKAEKGDYDYLRWNGLIDLMWKMGGSSTRAFLTKKFLSSSPHYLYPKNKFYFLPGEYEELLSQLRISRAEIANNVLAKLIKPDDEVLEFGCGHGLIVGAVGKFCKRAVGVDVSQAIIRVSEELNRDVKNVSYIRSSGLDLKTIPDQSLTFVYSIECIQHIEKVHAVTFFHEFYRILKPNGRALIQFPDLTRSAELDAWMEGTWKVQSERPYSELTMMRIRYYTPEEIKILLTRIGFSDVVFLDYNLNPVERSSIYFLATR, from the coding sequence ATGCAGCTAATCAATGTAAAAAAATTACGTTCAATCAAGTTTATTACTAGCCTATATAATCTTCTATTCAAACCATTAAAAGCCGAAAAAGGAGATTATGATTATCTAAGATGGAATGGATTGATTGACTTAATGTGGAAAATGGGAGGGAGTTCCACCCGCGCATTTCTAACCAAAAAGTTTCTCAGCAGTTCCCCACACTATCTTTACCCCAAAAACAAGTTCTATTTTCTTCCAGGAGAATACGAGGAATTACTCTCCCAACTTCGCATTTCCCGTGCTGAAATTGCTAATAATGTTTTAGCGAAATTGATCAAGCCTGATGACGAGGTACTAGAATTTGGCTGTGGGCATGGCTTGATTGTTGGTGCAGTGGGTAAGTTTTGTAAACGTGCAGTTGGCGTAGATGTTAGTCAAGCAATTATCAGAGTTTCAGAAGAGCTTAATCGTGATGTTAAAAATGTTTCATATATCAGAAGTTCAGGACTAGATCTAAAGACTATACCCGATCAATCACTAACCTTTGTTTATTCGATTGAATGTATTCAGCATATTGAGAAAGTACATGCTGTGACTTTCTTTCATGAGTTTTATCGTATCCTTAAACCAAATGGTCGAGCGCTGATTCAGTTTCCAGACTTGACTCGCTCAGCCGAACTTGATGCATGGATGGAAGGAACTTGGAAAGTACAGTCAGAGCGTCCTTATTCTGAGCTAACCATGATGAGAATACGCTATTACACCCCAGAAGAAATTAAAATTTTGCTAACCCGTATTGGTTTTAGTGATGTAGTTTTTCTAGACTATAATCTCAATCCTGTGGAGCGCTCTTCTATATACTTTTTAGCTACTCGCTAG
- a CDS encoding sugar transferase encodes MITRSKANSQVSLRTKKSVTDRTDHYATWGKRVFDIVFASIVLTAFSPIYLAITLLVFISSPGSVLYIHPRVGINGSKFNCIKFRTMINGADQALEDYLNACPISRAEYEASFKLKHDPRITKIGKFLRTTSLDELPQFWNVLMGDMSVVGPRPLVQAELSKYGSAIDRVLSVRPGIAGLWQVSGRNDIPYAKRVQMDASYVKLMSLWLDIHLIFKTILVVIFPKGNGAY; translated from the coding sequence ATGATTACTAGAAGCAAAGCAAATAGTCAAGTTAGCCTCCGTACAAAGAAATCGGTTACAGATCGTACAGATCATTATGCGACTTGGGGAAAAAGAGTCTTTGATATCGTATTTGCATCAATTGTTCTAACAGCGTTTTCACCAATTTATCTAGCAATTACGTTGTTGGTTTTCATTAGCTCTCCTGGCTCGGTTTTATATATTCATCCTAGAGTTGGTATAAATGGTTCTAAATTTAATTGTATTAAGTTTAGAACGATGATTAATGGTGCTGATCAAGCTCTAGAAGATTATTTAAACGCTTGTCCAATTAGCCGAGCGGAATACGAAGCATCTTTTAAACTCAAACATGATCCTCGGATTACTAAAATTGGTAAGTTCTTGAGGACAACTAGTTTGGATGAGCTGCCTCAATTTTGGAATGTACTCATGGGTGATATGAGTGTGGTTGGTCCAAGACCACTAGTACAAGCTGAACTTAGTAAATATGGTTCAGCTATTGATCGAGTACTTAGCGTTCGACCTGGTATTGCGGGACTATGGCAAGTTTCGGGGCGTAATGATATTCCCTATGCAAAGCGAGTCCAGATGGATGCCAGTTATGTTAAGCTCATGAGCCTTTGGCTTGATATACATTTAATCTTTAAAACTATTTTAGTGGTGATTTTTCCCAAGGGAAATGGGGCTTATTAA
- the infC gene encoding translation initiation factor IF-3, whose translation MTKKPIKDLPQINERIRYPKIRVIDMEGEQLGILTPKEALKMAEEKELDLVLVSDKADPPVCRIMDYGKFKFEQEKKAREARKKQHTSDVKEVKMRYKIEEHDYKVRINHAERFLKEGDKVKATVMFRGREIQHVDLAEVLLNRMASDLESVAEIQQYPKREGRNITMLMAPKK comes from the coding sequence ATGACTAAAAAGCCAATTAAAGACCTTCCCCAAATCAACGAACGCATCAGATATCCAAAAATTCGAGTCATTGATATGGAGGGGGAGCAACTCGGCATCCTAACCCCCAAAGAAGCCTTGAAGATGGCTGAAGAAAAAGAGCTAGACCTTGTATTAGTAAGCGACAAGGCTGACCCTCCTGTTTGTCGGATCATGGACTACGGCAAATTTAAGTTTGAGCAAGAGAAGAAGGCGCGTGAAGCTCGCAAAAAGCAACATACCTCTGATGTCAAAGAAGTGAAGATGCGTTACAAGATTGAAGAACATGACTACAAAGTGCGAATCAATCATGCTGAACGCTTCTTAAAAGAAGGTGACAAGGTTAAAGCTACTGTGATGTTTCGTGGCCGTGAGATTCAACACGTTGATCTTGCGGAAGTTTTGTTAAATCGTATGGCTAGCGATCTAGAGTCTGTTGCGGAGATTCAACAATATCCTAAACGCGAAGGAAGAAACATCACGATGTTGATGGCTCCCAAAAAATAA
- a CDS encoding small RNA NsiR4-regulated ssr1528 family protein: MSENSQTTGADAIDVAIAQGIDFDGTPIDPKKLDLYSSVMALEAGRQRSGVTNTMRSRIVRIGAKHIPQDELNQKLLDAGFAPLKDKDIAYFYNK; encoded by the coding sequence ATGTCTGAAAATTCTCAAACAACGGGTGCTGATGCGATTGATGTGGCGATCGCCCAAGGGATTGATTTTGATGGCACACCCATTGATCCTAAAAAGCTTGATCTCTATAGCAGTGTCATGGCGCTTGAAGCAGGTCGTCAGCGCAGTGGCGTAACGAACACCATGCGATCGCGCATAGTCCGTATTGGCGCAAAACACATCCCTCAAGATGAACTCAATCAAAAATTATTAGATGCAGGCTTTGCCCCATTAAAGGATAAAGATATTGCCTATTTTTATAACAAATAA
- the holA gene encoding DNA polymerase III subunit delta — MPVYFYWGDDDYQISQAVKKLIDTHIDPMWRDFNYAKINATGDLEVMDGLNQAVTSPFGMGSRLTWLADTAIAQRCAESLLAELERTFNHLPVDSYILFTSSNKPDGRAKSTKLLQKYAQILEFSLIPPWKTDAIAQLVKQAAAEIDLKIASDGIDLLVDAIGNDTRRLTMELQKLQLSHYGKTKPLTAKEISPLVQASAHNSLQLASAIRSANTSQALSLIAELLRNNEVGLRICATLVGQFRTWLWIKLMQESGERDDKAIADAAEIGNPKRVYFLKQEVQGLNSQKLMRSLSILLRLEADLKHGKDETATLQTAIIELCQAMTK; from the coding sequence ATGCCTGTCTACTTTTATTGGGGCGATGACGACTATCAAATTTCTCAAGCAGTTAAAAAACTGATAGATACCCATATTGATCCGATGTGGCGAGATTTTAATTATGCAAAAATCAATGCTACGGGGGATCTTGAGGTAATGGACGGATTAAACCAAGCGGTAACTTCGCCCTTTGGGATGGGTAGTCGCTTAACTTGGCTTGCCGATACTGCGATCGCCCAACGATGCGCGGAATCATTACTAGCAGAGTTAGAAAGAACTTTTAATCATTTACCTGTAGACTCCTACATCTTGTTTACATCATCAAATAAGCCTGATGGGAGAGCCAAATCTACCAAGTTATTGCAGAAGTATGCCCAGATTTTAGAGTTTTCGTTAATCCCTCCTTGGAAAACCGATGCGATCGCTCAATTAGTGAAACAAGCTGCAGCAGAAATTGATTTAAAAATAGCATCAGATGGCATAGATTTACTAGTTGATGCGATTGGCAATGATACCCGCCGACTGACAATGGAGTTGCAAAAGTTGCAATTATCACATTATGGAAAAACAAAGCCACTTACCGCTAAAGAGATTTCCCCATTAGTGCAAGCTTCGGCTCACAATAGTTTGCAATTAGCAAGTGCTATTCGCTCAGCAAATACTAGTCAAGCACTCTCATTGATTGCCGAACTACTGCGAAATAATGAAGTAGGTTTGCGGATCTGTGCAACTTTAGTAGGGCAATTTCGCACATGGCTCTGGATTAAATTGATGCAAGAATCGGGAGAGCGAGATGATAAGGCGATCGCTGATGCTGCCGAAATTGGCAATCCTAAGCGCGTTTATTTCTTGAAACAGGAAGTTCAGGGGCTAAATAGTCAAAAGCTGATGCGATCGCTAAGCATTTTGTTGAGGCTAGAAGCTGATCTCAAGCATGGCAAAGATGAAACCGCGACATTGCAAACGGCAATTATTGAGTTATGCCAAGCAATGACCAAATAG
- a CDS encoding class I SAM-dependent methyltransferase, with protein sequence MNKAFTSQADEWTEAIATVQKRYDREYRNEAFDLPAEVESMPLFREWVSHTLSSKIASPFWELAQFQKNQRCLDIGCGVSFLIYPWRDWDVFFYGQEISFVAKDALNSRGSQLNSKLFKGVQHGAAHQLGYENGFFDRVIATGFSCYYPIEYWKLVLREAKRVLKPNGVLIFDAIAPDLEFAENWAILETYLGAEVFLTPLNEITELVQSMGGKITAQKDGLLFCMYRVQW encoded by the coding sequence ATGAATAAAGCTTTTACTTCGCAGGCTGATGAATGGACAGAGGCGATCGCCACGGTACAAAAGCGCTACGATCGCGAATATCGTAATGAGGCATTTGATTTGCCAGCAGAAGTCGAATCAATGCCACTGTTTCGAGAATGGGTGAGCCATACTTTGTCTAGTAAAATTGCCTCGCCGTTTTGGGAACTTGCCCAATTTCAAAAAAATCAGCGTTGTTTAGATATTGGCTGTGGAGTTAGCTTTTTAATCTATCCTTGGCGTGATTGGGACGTGTTTTTTTATGGGCAGGAAATTAGCTTTGTGGCTAAGGATGCTCTAAATTCAAGAGGGTCACAGCTTAACTCCAAATTATTTAAGGGCGTGCAGCATGGAGCAGCCCACCAGTTAGGTTATGAAAATGGATTTTTTGATCGCGTGATTGCTACGGGTTTTAGTTGTTATTACCCCATTGAGTATTGGAAGTTGGTATTGCGTGAGGCAAAGCGGGTCTTAAAACCCAATGGAGTGCTAATTTTTGATGCGATCGCCCCTGATTTAGAATTTGCCGAAAATTGGGCTATTTTAGAAACCTATCTTGGTGCTGAGGTATTTCTTACGCCGCTTAATGAAATTACGGAGCTAGTGCAGTCGATGGGTGGCAAAATTACTGCCCAAAAAGACGGGTTGCTATTTTGTATGTATCGCGTTCAGTGGTAA
- the dxs gene encoding 1-deoxy-D-xylulose-5-phosphate synthase — protein sequence MRLSDVTHPNQLHGLTISQLESIAKEIRQKHLETIAATGGHLGPGLGVVELTLALYQTLDLDRDKVVWDVGHQAYPHKLITGRYKNFHTLRQKDGIAGYLNRRESEFDHFGAGHASTSISAALGMAIARDLQGENYKSVAIIGDGSLTGGMALEAINHAGHLPKTNLLVVLNDNEMSISANVGAIPKYLNKMRLSPPMKFITNNLEGQIRNIPFVGEQISPEIERIKDNLKIVTMVQNKVGAVFEELGFTYIGPVDGHNLKELIATFKMAHTLTGPVMVHVSTTKGKGYSYAEADRVGYHAQNSFDLATGKAKPSTSSKPKPPSYSKVFADTLIKLAEHDKRIVAITAAMSTGTGLDKFQAALPNQFIDVGIAEQHAITVAAGMACEGMRPVAAIYSTFLQRGFDQIIHDVCIQNLPVFFCLDRAGIVGADGPTHQGMYDIAYLRCIPNMVLMAPKDEAEMQNMIVTGLTHNGPSAMRYPRGNGVGAPLQDEDIEPLPIGKAEVLREGKDVLLLAYGSMVYPSLQVAELLNEHGISATVVNARFAKPLDTELILPLAQKIGKVVTLEEGCLMGGFGSAVLEALNDANVLAPVYRIGVPDILVEHASPEQSFNSLGLSSGQICDRILNQFAFNKQTVISQ from the coding sequence ATGCGGTTAAGTGATGTTACCCACCCTAACCAATTGCATGGTCTAACGATCTCGCAATTGGAATCCATTGCTAAGGAAATTCGGCAAAAACATTTAGAAACGATCGCCGCTACAGGCGGACATCTAGGACCTGGGCTAGGCGTAGTCGAACTAACTCTCGCTTTATATCAAACCCTCGATTTAGATCGCGATAAAGTTGTGTGGGATGTGGGGCATCAAGCCTATCCCCACAAATTGATCACAGGACGCTATAAAAATTTCCATACCTTGCGCCAAAAGGATGGCATTGCAGGTTACCTCAATCGTCGCGAAAGTGAATTCGATCATTTCGGTGCAGGACATGCTTCGACCAGTATTTCGGCGGCTCTGGGGATGGCGATCGCCCGTGATTTGCAAGGCGAAAATTACAAGTCTGTAGCAATCATCGGTGATGGCTCCTTGACAGGTGGCATGGCTCTTGAAGCAATTAACCATGCAGGACATCTTCCCAAAACTAATTTATTAGTTGTCCTCAATGACAATGAAATGTCAATTTCGGCAAATGTGGGCGCAATTCCTAAGTACCTGAATAAAATGCGCCTCAGCCCACCGATGAAATTCATCACCAACAATCTCGAAGGACAAATCCGCAATATTCCCTTTGTGGGCGAACAAATTAGTCCTGAGATTGAGCGGATCAAAGACAATCTCAAGATTGTGACCATGGTGCAAAACAAAGTGGGAGCCGTATTTGAAGAACTCGGTTTTACTTACATTGGTCCCGTTGATGGTCACAATCTAAAGGAACTGATAGCCACTTTCAAAATGGCGCATACGCTCACGGGGCCAGTCATGGTTCACGTTAGTACCACTAAGGGCAAGGGTTACAGCTATGCTGAAGCCGATCGCGTTGGCTATCACGCCCAAAACTCCTTTGACCTCGCTACAGGCAAGGCTAAGCCATCCACTTCTAGCAAACCCAAACCTCCTAGCTACTCCAAAGTTTTTGCCGATACGCTGATCAAACTTGCTGAGCATGACAAGCGCATTGTCGCCATTACCGCCGCCATGTCTACGGGGACAGGTTTGGACAAATTCCAAGCTGCATTACCCAATCAATTTATCGATGTTGGTATTGCCGAGCAACACGCGATCACCGTTGCCGCAGGTATGGCTTGCGAAGGAATGCGTCCTGTCGCTGCAATTTATTCCACCTTCCTCCAACGAGGCTTTGACCAGATCATCCATGATGTCTGTATCCAAAATCTGCCTGTCTTCTTCTGTCTTGATCGCGCAGGTATTGTCGGAGCCGATGGTCCCACTCACCAAGGCATGTATGACATCGCCTATCTACGCTGCATTCCCAACATGGTGCTAATGGCTCCCAAGGATGAAGCCGAAATGCAGAACATGATTGTCACTGGTTTAACTCACAATGGTCCGAGTGCCATGCGTTATCCTCGTGGTAACGGTGTAGGCGCACCATTACAAGATGAGGATATCGAGCCATTACCAATCGGCAAAGCTGAAGTTTTGCGTGAAGGCAAGGACGTTTTGTTACTTGCCTATGGCTCAATGGTTTATCCTTCGCTACAGGTTGCGGAACTCTTGAATGAGCATGGTATTAGCGCTACAGTCGTTAATGCCAGATTTGCAAAACCCCTAGATACAGAGCTAATTCTGCCTCTTGCCCAAAAAATTGGTAAGGTTGTCACCCTTGAAGAAGGTTGCCTAATGGGTGGATTTGGTAGCGCTGTCTTGGAAGCTTTGAATGATGCGAATGTGCTAGCTCCTGTTTACCGTATTGGAGTTCCTGATATTCTTGTTGAACACGCTTCGCCAGAGCAGTCATTTAATTCTCTTGGTCTATCCAGTGGTCAAATCTGCGATCGTATTCTCAATCAATTTGCTTTCAATAAACAAACTGTAATTAGCCAGTAA
- a CDS encoding DUF2301 domain-containing membrane protein: protein MEITSEVYQGQFGEFTITKDDRLSVIIYRSALAIAALCFSLGVMLVLWQPNNPSILNWLTWVYFGFSIGLGVALWTIHIYLELLHRVLQIFWAIGAIASVGVALYFPEPLAIAVYEHPIALIGVGFSFAALTGIFFKETFCFNRFETKFLVPLVPVLILGHLVNFLTVAIEQGLLGIWAVLFVIFALRKVTQEIPSDIGDKSVFAYLKAQKQQAI from the coding sequence GTGGAAATTACATCTGAAGTGTATCAAGGTCAATTTGGTGAATTTACGATTACAAAAGATGATCGCCTTAGCGTAATTATCTATCGCAGTGCTTTGGCGATCGCGGCTTTATGTTTTAGCCTAGGAGTTATGTTAGTGCTATGGCAACCCAATAATCCTAGTATTTTAAATTGGTTGACTTGGGTGTATTTCGGGTTTTCTATCGGGTTAGGTGTTGCGCTCTGGACGATTCATATTTATCTGGAATTGTTGCATCGAGTTTTGCAGATATTTTGGGCGATCGGCGCGATCGCTTCGGTAGGTGTAGCGCTTTACTTTCCCGAACCTTTGGCGATCGCTGTTTATGAGCATCCAATTGCACTGATTGGTGTTGGTTTCAGTTTTGCTGCACTAACAGGCATATTTTTTAAAGAGACTTTTTGTTTTAATCGCTTTGAAACTAAGTTTTTAGTACCTTTGGTTCCTGTGCTAATTCTTGGACATCTAGTGAATTTTTTAACTGTGGCGATCGAGCAAGGACTATTAGGTATTTGGGCAGTTTTGTTTGTAATCTTTGCACTGCGTAAAGTAACCCAAGAAATCCCCTCCGACATTGGCGATAAATCAGTATTTGCCTATCTCAAAGCTCAAAAGCAACAAGCAATTTAA
- a CDS encoding Npun_F0813 family protein yields MFILKRQDVEIINVQNPQNKDQQIPILQYQGQTFRLLNMFGDNRDEALALWRDLTDNKGKACVLLEEPQRFSVWGRVKLDQLHTVPTQSSSAGTHLVQGCLLILQAVYIEVEDLLGVRQASSFKQDLLKFMQQGKFAQSENIASLEEVLSINPLNSVQIPNWDESKLQLLLGEVHRLASSYFGNSSFVDSAIDALNELPEASSVTAWLAKTPKGKLWK; encoded by the coding sequence ATGTTCATCCTGAAGCGCCAAGATGTTGAAATTATCAACGTCCAAAATCCACAAAACAAAGATCAACAAATACCGATTTTGCAATATCAGGGGCAAACATTTCGGTTACTCAACATGTTTGGTGATAATCGAGATGAGGCTTTAGCGCTTTGGCGTGACTTAACTGATAACAAAGGCAAAGCTTGCGTATTACTAGAAGAGCCTCAACGTTTTAGCGTTTGGGGAAGAGTTAAACTAGACCAACTCCATACAGTACCTACCCAGAGTTCTTCAGCAGGTACACATCTTGTCCAAGGTTGTTTACTGATATTGCAGGCTGTATATATCGAGGTTGAAGATCTCCTAGGCGTTAGACAAGCAAGTTCTTTTAAGCAGGATTTACTGAAGTTCATGCAACAGGGTAAATTTGCTCAAAGTGAAAATATTGCTTCTCTAGAAGAAGTTTTGTCAATTAATCCACTTAATAGTGTGCAGATTCCCAACTGGGATGAAAGCAAATTGCAGCTTCTTCTAGGTGAAGTCCATCGACTAGCTTCCTCCTATTTTGGGAATAGTAGTTTTGTCGATAGTGCGATCGATGCTCTAAATGAACTACCTGAAGCGTCATCTGTAACTGCTTGGCTGGCAAAAACTCCTAAGGGTAAACTCTGGAAGTAA
- the aroB gene encoding 3-dehydroquinate synthase, whose translation MSENSATVTVALNGDQQPNRSYEIAIASHSLKNLGEKLVEIGLGKKSKKVLIVSNPVIYKHYGEIVLTSLSKSGFDVAHLILPAGERFKTANSLQKIYDAALSHRLERSSMIVALGGGVIGDMSGYAAATWLRGIDLVQVPTTLLAMVDSAIGGKTGINHPQGKNLIGAFYQPRLVWVDPEVLKTLPAREFRSAMAEVIKYGVIWDRELFDLLAKCDRLDQLRYISSELLQTILYRCAKAKAEVVSKDEKEGNLRAILNYGHTVGHAIESVTNYRLYNHGEAVGLGMVIAGAIAVDLGLWTEADQAQQVALITKTRLPQTLPADIDLDAIIESLSTDKKVEAGQVRFILPTAIGSVTLSDRVTSAMVNQNLRKMMA comes from the coding sequence ATGTCCGAAAATTCCGCAACAGTTACCGTTGCACTTAATGGCGATCAGCAGCCTAATCGCAGTTATGAGATTGCGATCGCTTCTCACAGTCTCAAAAACTTAGGCGAAAAGTTAGTAGAAATTGGTTTAGGCAAAAAAAGCAAAAAAGTCCTGATTGTCTCAAATCCAGTCATTTATAAACATTATGGCGAGATTGTCCTAACATCCCTGTCTAAATCAGGGTTTGATGTGGCGCACTTGATTCTGCCAGCAGGTGAACGCTTTAAAACTGCAAATTCACTTCAAAAGATATATGATGCAGCACTTTCACATCGTTTAGAACGCTCATCGATGATTGTTGCGCTTGGTGGCGGAGTAATTGGCGATATGTCAGGCTATGCGGCGGCGACTTGGCTAAGGGGAATCGATCTTGTCCAAGTACCAACTACGCTCTTAGCAATGGTAGATTCCGCGATCGGTGGAAAGACGGGAATCAACCATCCACAGGGCAAAAACCTAATTGGGGCTTTCTATCAGCCTCGCCTCGTTTGGGTTGATCCTGAAGTGCTAAAAACTTTACCTGCCCGTGAATTTCGCTCAGCAATGGCTGAGGTAATTAAGTACGGCGTAATCTGGGATCGGGAATTATTTGATTTATTGGCTAAGTGCGATCGCCTCGATCAGTTGCGCTATATTTCCTCAGAATTACTCCAAACGATTTTGTACCGTTGTGCTAAAGCCAAAGCCGAAGTCGTATCCAAGGATGAGAAAGAAGGAAATCTTCGCGCCATTCTTAACTATGGTCATACTGTTGGTCACGCGATCGAATCAGTTACCAATTATCGTCTCTACAATCATGGCGAAGCCGTTGGTTTAGGCATGGTCATTGCGGGTGCGATCGCTGTCGATCTGGGTCTATGGACTGAAGCCGATCAAGCTCAACAGGTTGCACTGATCACCAAAACTCGACTACCACAAACTTTACCTGCGGATATTGATTTAGATGCAATTATTGAGTCCCTATCCACCGATAAAAAAGTTGAAGCTGGTCAAGTTCGCTTCATTTTGCCAACGGCGATCGGATCGGTAACGCTTAGCGATCGGGTAACCTCAGCTATGGTTAACCAAAATTTACGAAAAATGATGGCATAG